The following are encoded together in the Streptomyces sp. NBC_00358 genome:
- a CDS encoding YggS family pyridoxal phosphate-dependent enzyme: MTDRKAQLAANLAKVEERITAACVAAGRKREEVTLIVVTKTYPASDVRILSGLGVRHVAENRDQDAAPKAAECSDLPLLWHFVGQLQTNKVRSVVGYADFVQSVDRSRLVAALSKEAVRAEREVGCLIQVALDAQESGRGERGGVGVGGIEELADLVAAAPGLRLDGLMTVAPLTGEYAGRQQEAFGRLMDLSTAVRRAHPAANMVSAGMSSDLEQAVAAGATHVRVGTAVLGVRPGLG, translated from the coding sequence ATGACGGACCGTAAGGCTCAACTCGCCGCGAATCTGGCGAAAGTGGAAGAACGCATCACGGCGGCGTGTGTCGCCGCCGGGCGCAAGCGTGAAGAAGTGACCCTGATCGTGGTCACCAAGACCTATCCCGCGAGTGATGTGCGGATCCTGTCGGGACTCGGTGTGCGTCATGTGGCCGAGAACCGGGACCAGGACGCGGCACCCAAGGCCGCGGAGTGCTCGGATCTGCCCCTGTTGTGGCATTTTGTCGGCCAATTGCAGACCAACAAGGTGCGTTCTGTGGTCGGTTACGCGGATTTCGTGCAGTCCGTCGACCGTTCCCGACTCGTCGCGGCCCTGTCCAAGGAAGCGGTGCGGGCGGAGCGCGAGGTGGGATGCCTCATCCAGGTCGCGCTGGACGCGCAGGAGAGCGGCCGGGGTGAGCGGGGAGGTGTGGGGGTCGGCGGGATCGAGGAGTTGGCCGACCTCGTCGCGGCGGCTCCGGGACTCAGGCTCGACGGGCTGATGACCGTCGCTCCGCTCACCGGCGAGTACGCGGGCCGCCAACAGGAGGCGTTCGGGCGGCTGATGGATTTGTCGACTGCCGTGCGCCGGGCTCATCCGGCTGCGAACATGGTCTCGGCAGGGATGAGCTCGGACCTCGAACAGGCCGTGGCGGCCGGAGCGACACATGTACGCGTCGGTACTGCGGTACTCGGAGTCCGACCCGGCCTCGGGTAA
- the pgeF gene encoding peptidoglycan editing factor PgeF, protein MIGQRSETSTVGGAHFAFTDRWGGVSAVPYEELNLGGAVGDDPDAVRANRRLAAEALGLDPARVVWMNQVHGPDVAVVEAPWDSSEIPSVDAIVTARRGLALAVLTADCTPVLLADPVAGVAAAAHAGRPGMVAGVVPAAVRAMVELGADPARIVARTGPAVCGRCYEVPDAMRAEVVAVEPAAYAETGWGTPAVDVTAGVHAQLERLGVRDREQSPVCTLESGDHFSYRRDRTTGRLAGYVWLD, encoded by the coding sequence GTGATAGGACAACGCTCCGAAACGAGCACCGTGGGCGGCGCCCACTTCGCCTTCACCGACAGGTGGGGCGGGGTGAGCGCCGTTCCGTACGAGGAGCTCAACCTCGGCGGAGCGGTCGGCGACGACCCCGACGCCGTACGCGCCAACCGGCGACTGGCGGCCGAGGCGCTCGGCCTCGACCCGGCCCGGGTCGTCTGGATGAACCAGGTGCACGGACCGGACGTGGCCGTCGTCGAGGCGCCCTGGGACTCCTCGGAGATCCCGTCCGTCGACGCGATCGTCACGGCGCGGCGGGGGCTCGCGCTCGCCGTCCTCACCGCCGACTGCACGCCCGTCCTGCTGGCCGACCCCGTCGCCGGAGTGGCGGCCGCGGCGCACGCGGGACGGCCCGGCATGGTCGCCGGGGTGGTTCCCGCGGCGGTACGGGCCATGGTGGAACTCGGCGCCGATCCGGCCAGGATCGTCGCCCGCACCGGACCCGCGGTCTGCGGACGGTGCTACGAGGTGCCGGACGCGATGCGCGCCGAGGTCGTCGCCGTCGAGCCCGCCGCGTACGCCGAGACCGGGTGGGGAACGCCCGCGGTCGACGTGACCGCCGGAGTGCACGCGCAGTTGGAACGGCTCGGAGTGCGTGACCGGGAGCAGTCGCCGGTGTGCACGCTCGAATCGGGGGACCACTTCTCTTACCGACGGGACCGCACCACCGGGCGGCTCGCGGGCTATGTCTGGCTGGACTGA
- a CDS encoding YggT family protein — MSVVGQVFYIALMCFLIVLIFRLVMDYVFQFARSWQPGKPMVVVLEATYTVTDPPLKLLRRFIPPLRLGGVALDLSFFVLMIIVFILIRLAQSVM; from the coding sequence ATGAGCGTGGTCGGGCAGGTCTTCTACATCGCGCTGATGTGCTTCCTCATCGTGCTGATTTTCCGGTTGGTCATGGACTACGTCTTCCAGTTCGCCCGCTCATGGCAACCCGGCAAGCCGATGGTGGTCGTTCTGGAGGCCACCTACACTGTCACCGATCCACCGCTCAAGCTTCTGCGGCGGTTCATTCCGCCGCTGCGTCTCGGGGGCGTGGCGCTTGACCTGTCCTTCTTCGTACTGATGATCATCGTCTTCATCCTGATCAGACTTGCGCAGAGCGTGATGTGA
- the murD gene encoding UDP-N-acetylmuramoyl-L-alanine--D-glutamate ligase, translating into MGSQEVTNWQGTNVTVAGLGVSGIPAAKVLHGLGAVVTVVNDGDDERARAQAAELEALGVTVRLGDGATLPEGTELIVTAPGWQPGKPLFAAAAAAGVPVWGDVELAWRLRELDGRKPAPWLAVTGTNGKTTTVQMLASILKAAGLRTAAVGNIGVSLLDAVLGDEEYDVLAVELSSYQLHWAPSLRAHSAAVLNLAPDHLDWHGSMEAYAADKGRVYEGNRVACVYNVADKATEDLVRAADVEEGCRAVGFTLGAPGPSQLGVVDGILVDRAFVENRQKNAQELAEVSDVRPSAPHNIANALAAAALARAFGVPPRAVRDGLRDFTPDAHRIAHVADVDRVAYVDDSKATNTHAAEASLAAYESIVWIAGGLAKGATFDELVARSAKRLRGVVLIGADRALIREALARHAPEVPVVELDRTDTGAMLAAVQEARRLAEPGDTVLLAPACASMDMFANYNKRGDAFAEAVRELGA; encoded by the coding sequence ATGGGCAGCCAAGAAGTGACCAACTGGCAGGGCACGAACGTCACCGTCGCCGGCCTGGGCGTCTCGGGCATCCCGGCCGCCAAGGTCCTGCACGGCCTCGGCGCAGTCGTCACCGTCGTCAACGACGGGGACGACGAAAGGGCCCGGGCGCAGGCCGCGGAACTGGAGGCGCTCGGCGTCACCGTGCGCCTCGGTGACGGCGCGACCCTGCCCGAGGGCACCGAGCTCATCGTGACCGCGCCCGGCTGGCAGCCCGGCAAGCCGCTGTTCGCCGCGGCCGCCGCGGCGGGCGTCCCGGTCTGGGGCGACGTCGAACTCGCCTGGCGGCTGCGGGAACTGGACGGCAGGAAGCCCGCGCCCTGGCTCGCGGTCACCGGCACCAACGGCAAGACCACGACCGTCCAGATGCTCGCCTCCATCCTGAAGGCGGCGGGTCTGCGCACCGCGGCTGTCGGCAACATCGGCGTCTCCCTCCTCGACGCCGTCCTCGGCGACGAGGAGTACGACGTCCTCGCGGTCGAACTCTCCAGCTACCAGCTCCACTGGGCGCCCTCGCTGCGCGCCCACTCCGCGGCCGTCCTGAACCTCGCGCCCGACCATCTCGACTGGCACGGCTCCATGGAGGCGTACGCCGCCGACAAGGGCCGTGTCTACGAGGGCAATCGGGTCGCCTGCGTCTACAACGTGGCCGACAAGGCCACCGAGGACCTGGTGCGCGCGGCGGACGTCGAGGAGGGCTGCCGGGCGGTCGGCTTCACCCTCGGCGCTCCCGGACCGTCCCAACTCGGCGTCGTGGACGGCATCCTGGTCGACCGAGCCTTCGTCGAGAACCGGCAGAAGAACGCCCAGGAGCTGGCGGAGGTCTCCGACGTCCGTCCGTCCGCCCCGCACAACATCGCCAACGCTCTTGCCGCGGCTGCCCTCGCGCGCGCCTTCGGGGTGCCTCCCCGGGCCGTACGGGACGGACTGCGGGACTTCACCCCGGACGCCCACCGCATCGCGCACGTCGCCGATGTGGACCGGGTCGCCTACGTCGACGACTCCAAGGCCACCAACACGCATGCCGCGGAAGCCTCCTTGGCGGCCTACGAGTCGATCGTGTGGATCGCCGGCGGACTCGCCAAGGGTGCGACCTTCGACGAGCTGGTCGCCCGGTCGGCGAAGCGGCTGAGGGGTGTCGTCCTGATCGGCGCGGACCGCGCGCTGATCCGCGAAGCCCTGGCGCGACACGCACCGGAAGTACCCGTCGTCGAGCTCGACCGGACCGACACTGGGGCGATGCTCGCGGCTGTTCAGGAGGCCAGGAGGCTCGCCGAGCCCGGGGACACGGTACTGCTGGCCCCGGCCTGCGCGTCCATGGACATGTTCGCCAACTACAACAAGCGCGGTGACGCGTTCGCGGAGGCGGTCCGCGAACTCGGCGCCTGA
- the murG gene encoding undecaprenyldiphospho-muramoylpentapeptide beta-N-acetylglucosaminyltransferase encodes MHVVLAGGGTAGHIEPALALADALRRQDPTVGITALGTERGLETRLVPERGYELALIPAVPLPRKPTPELITVPGRLRGTIKAAEQIMERTKADAVVGFGGYVALPGYLAAKRLGVPIIVHEANARPGLANKIGSRYAAQVAVSTPDSKLRGARYIGIPLRRSIATLDRAAVRPEARAAFGLDPNLPTLLVSGGSQGARRLNEVVQQAAPYLQQAGIQILHVVGPKNELPQVHQMPGMPPYIPVSYVDRMDLAYAAADMMLCRSGAMTVAELSAVGLPAAYVPLPIGNGEQRLNAQPLVKAGGGLLVDDAELTPQWVQQNVLPVLADPHRLYEMSRAASEFGRRDADDLLVAMVYEAIASRHR; translated from the coding sequence GTGCATGTCGTACTCGCCGGCGGGGGGACCGCCGGCCACATCGAGCCCGCGCTCGCCCTCGCGGATGCCCTGCGCAGGCAGGACCCGACCGTGGGGATCACGGCCCTGGGCACGGAACGCGGACTTGAGACCCGGCTCGTACCCGAGCGCGGTTACGAACTCGCGCTGATCCCTGCCGTACCGCTGCCGCGCAAGCCCACCCCCGAGCTGATCACCGTCCCCGGGCGGCTGCGCGGCACGATCAAGGCCGCCGAGCAGATCATGGAGCGGACCAAGGCCGACGCCGTCGTCGGCTTCGGCGGCTACGTCGCGCTGCCCGGCTACCTGGCGGCCAAGCGCCTCGGCGTGCCGATCATCGTCCACGAGGCCAACGCCCGCCCCGGTCTCGCCAACAAGATCGGATCGCGGTACGCGGCCCAGGTCGCCGTCTCCACGCCCGACAGCAAGCTCCGCGGGGCCCGTTACATCGGCATCCCGCTGCGCCGCTCCATCGCCACCCTCGACCGGGCCGCCGTACGGCCCGAGGCGCGCGCCGCGTTCGGGCTCGACCCGAACCTGCCGACGCTGCTCGTGTCGGGCGGCTCGCAGGGCGCCCGCCGCCTCAACGAGGTGGTCCAGCAGGCGGCTCCGTACCTCCAGCAGGCCGGGATCCAGATCCTGCACGTGGTGGGTCCGAAGAACGAACTGCCGCAGGTGCACCAGATGCCGGGAATGCCCCCGTACATCCCGGTATCGTACGTGGACCGGATGGATCTCGCGTACGCCGCGGCCGACATGATGCTCTGCCGCTCGGGCGCGATGACCGTCGCCGAGCTCTCCGCCGTCGGACTGCCCGCCGCCTACGTCCCGCTGCCCATCGGCAACGGCGAACAGCGGCTGAACGCCCAGCCGCTGGTCAAGGCCGGCGGCGGACTGCTGGTCGACGACGCGGAGCTGACCCCGCAGTGGGTGCAGCAGAACGTGCTGCCCGTGCTCGCCGACCCGCACCGGCTGTACGAGATGTCGCGTGCCGCCAGCGAGTTCGGCCGCCGGGACGCCGACGACCTGCTCGTCGCCATGGTGTACGAGGCGATCGCCTCGCGGCACCGCTAG
- a CDS encoding cell division protein FtsQ/DivIB, whose product MAGPTTADRGERQKLESGPPRPPLIGRLRRLRRLIILLLAVLLTGTAAVWVLYGSPWLRTERVSVSGMRVLTAAQVREAADVPVGSPLISVDTDAIEARLLRKLPRIDSVDVVRSWPHGIGLKVTERTPVLIVKKGANFIEVDAKGVRFATVPDAPKGVPALELAVSRRAALRRFPADRLVREAVRIAGELPGAVARDTRTVKVRSYDAVSLELTGGRTVEWGSVEKGPAKARTLLALMKADPGARYFDVSAPTAPASSGS is encoded by the coding sequence GTGGCCGGACCGACGACCGCCGACCGCGGCGAACGGCAGAAGCTGGAGTCCGGCCCGCCCCGGCCGCCCCTCATCGGGCGGCTCCGCCGCCTTCGTAGGCTCATCATCCTTTTGCTTGCTGTGCTGTTGACCGGAACCGCCGCGGTGTGGGTTCTCTACGGTTCCCCGTGGCTGCGCACGGAGCGCGTGTCGGTTTCCGGGATGCGGGTGCTGACGGCCGCGCAGGTGCGGGAGGCGGCCGACGTCCCGGTCGGATCCCCGTTGATCTCCGTTGACACGGACGCGATCGAAGCGCGACTGCTCAGGAAATTGCCCCGAATCGACTCGGTCGACGTCGTCCGGTCCTGGCCGCACGGAATCGGTTTGAAAGTGACCGAACGAACCCCGGTCCTGATCGTCAAAAAGGGCGCAAACTTCATCGAAGTGGACGCCAAGGGCGTGCGGTTCGCCACCGTTCCCGACGCTCCGAAAGGTGTGCCCGCACTGGAACTGGCGGTTTCGCGGCGCGCCGCGCTGCGCCGCTTCCCCGCCGACCGGCTGGTGCGTGAGGCGGTGCGGATCGCCGGGGAACTTCCGGGCGCCGTCGCCCGTGACACCCGTACCGTCAAGGTCCGTTCCTACGACGCCGTCTCGCTGGAGTTGACCGGCGGGCGGACGGTCGAGTGGGGCAGCGTCGAGAAGGGGCCGGCGAAGGCCAGGACGCTCCTTGCTCTCATGAAAGCCGATCCCGGGGCCCGGTACTTCGACGTAAGTGCCCCCACCGCCCCCGCATCGTCGGGCAGTTGA
- the ftsZ gene encoding cell division protein FtsZ has translation MAAPQNYLAVIKVIGVGGGGVNAINRMIEVGLKGVEFIAINTDAQALLMSDADVKLDVGRELTRGLGAGANPAVGRKAAEDHREEIEEVLKGADMVFVTAGEGGGTGTGGAPVVANIARSLGALTIGVVTRPFTFEGRRRANQAEDGIAELREEVDTLIVIPNDRLLSISDRQVSVLDAFKSADQVLLSGVQGITDLITTPGLINLDFADVKSVMSEAGSALMGIGSARGDDRAVAAAEMAISSPLLEASIDGARGVLLSISGGSDLGLFEINEAAQLVSEAAHPEANIIFGAVIDDALGDEVRVTVIAAGFDGGQPPAKRDNVLGSSSARRDEPVQTRPAESRPSFGSLGSVTPKEVAPEPAPEPVSELPVSPPVPPSRSYSDSAAEELDVPDFLK, from the coding sequence GTGGCAGCACCGCAGAACTACCTCGCAGTCATCAAAGTCATCGGTGTCGGCGGCGGTGGTGTCAATGCCATCAACCGGATGATCGAGGTCGGTCTCAAGGGCGTCGAGTTCATCGCCATCAACACCGACGCGCAGGCGCTGTTGATGAGCGACGCCGACGTCAAGCTCGACGTCGGCCGGGAACTCACCCGCGGCCTCGGGGCCGGAGCCAACCCGGCAGTCGGCCGCAAGGCCGCCGAGGACCACCGCGAGGAGATCGAGGAGGTCCTCAAGGGGGCCGACATGGTCTTCGTGACGGCCGGAGAGGGCGGCGGCACCGGAACCGGCGGCGCGCCCGTCGTGGCCAACATCGCCCGCTCGCTGGGCGCCCTCACCATCGGCGTGGTCACCCGCCCGTTCACCTTCGAGGGCCGGCGCCGCGCCAACCAGGCCGAGGACGGCATCGCGGAGCTCCGCGAAGAGGTCGACACCCTCATCGTCATCCCGAACGACCGGCTGCTGTCCATCTCGGACCGCCAGGTCTCGGTCCTCGACGCCTTCAAGTCGGCCGACCAGGTCCTGCTCTCCGGCGTTCAGGGCATCACCGACCTCATCACCACGCCCGGTCTGATCAACCTCGACTTCGCCGACGTCAAGTCCGTGATGTCCGAGGCCGGTTCCGCGCTCATGGGCATCGGCTCGGCCCGCGGCGACGACCGCGCGGTGGCGGCGGCCGAGATGGCGATCTCCTCGCCGCTCCTCGAAGCCTCCATCGACGGCGCCCGCGGCGTGCTGCTCTCCATCTCCGGCGGCTCCGACCTCGGCCTGTTCGAGATCAACGAAGCGGCCCAGCTGGTCAGCGAGGCCGCGCACCCCGAGGCCAACATCATCTTCGGCGCGGTCATCGACGACGCCCTCGGCGACGAGGTACGGGTCACCGTCATCGCCGCCGGCTTCGACGGCGGCCAGCCGCCGGCCAAGCGGGACAACGTCCTCGGCTCGTCCTCGGCCCGTCGCGACGAGCCCGTCCAGACGCGCCCCGCCGAGAGCCGCCCGTCCTTCGGGTCGCTCGGCAGCGTCACGCCCAAGGAGGTCGCCCCGGAGCCCGCTCCGGAGCCGGTCAGTGAGCTGCCGGTGTCCCCGCCGGTCCCGCCGTCCCGCTCCTACTCGGACAGCGCGGCCGAGGAACTGGACGTGCCGGACTTCCTGAAGTGA
- the ftsW gene encoding putative lipid II flippase FtsW, whose translation MPTSRTGRPPVQRAGRRPAVAGVPRDNPVRRLLTRARKAWDRPLTAYYLILGGSLLITVLGLVMVYSASQITALQLSLPGSFFFRKQFLAALIGGVLLFGASRMPVKLHRALAYPILAGAVFMMALVQVPGIGISVNGNQNWISLGGSFQIQPSEFGKLALVLWGADLLARKQDKRLLAQWKHMLVPLVPVAFMLLGLIMLGGDMGTAIILTAILFGLLWLAGAPTRLFVGVLSVALAIGFVLIKTSPNRMSRLGCIGATEPGPHDTCWQAVHGIYALASGGLFGSGLGASVEKWGQLPEAHTDFIFAITGEELGLAGTLSVLALFAALGYAGIRVAGRTEDPFVRYAAGGVTTWITAQAVINIGAVLGLLPIAGVPLPLFSYGGSALLPAMFAIGLLIAFARDDPAARAALAMRQPRFGRKRGAVRESARAAGPRRWNTMRRRASAARSSGER comes from the coding sequence ATGCCCACTAGCCGTACCGGCCGGCCTCCCGTGCAGCGGGCCGGCCGGCGGCCCGCCGTCGCCGGGGTGCCGCGCGACAACCCCGTACGCCGACTCCTCACGCGCGCCCGCAAGGCCTGGGACCGGCCGCTGACCGCGTACTACCTGATCCTCGGCGGCAGCCTGCTGATCACCGTGCTGGGGCTCGTGATGGTCTACTCGGCCTCGCAGATCACGGCGCTCCAGCTGTCGTTGCCCGGGTCGTTCTTCTTCCGCAAGCAGTTCCTGGCCGCCCTGATCGGCGGTGTCCTGCTGTTCGGCGCCTCACGGATGCCGGTGAAACTGCACCGGGCGCTGGCCTACCCGATCCTGGCGGGCGCCGTCTTCATGATGGCCCTGGTGCAGGTGCCCGGGATAGGGATCTCCGTCAACGGCAACCAGAACTGGATCTCGCTGGGCGGCTCGTTCCAGATCCAGCCCAGTGAGTTCGGCAAGCTCGCGCTCGTGCTCTGGGGCGCCGACCTGCTCGCCCGCAAGCAGGACAAGCGGCTGCTGGCCCAGTGGAAGCACATGCTGGTGCCGCTCGTTCCCGTCGCCTTCATGCTGCTCGGGCTGATCATGCTCGGCGGCGACATGGGCACGGCGATCATCCTCACGGCCATCCTGTTCGGGCTGCTGTGGCTGGCCGGAGCGCCCACCCGGCTCTTCGTGGGCGTCCTGTCCGTCGCCCTGGCCATCGGCTTCGTCCTCATCAAGACGAGCCCCAACCGCATGTCCCGGCTGGGCTGCATCGGCGCCACCGAACCGGGCCCGCACGACACCTGCTGGCAGGCCGTGCACGGCATCTACGCCCTCGCCTCCGGCGGGCTCTTCGGCTCCGGCCTCGGCGCCAGTGTGGAGAAATGGGGCCAACTGCCCGAAGCGCACACCGACTTCATCTTCGCCATCACTGGGGAGGAACTGGGCCTCGCGGGGACGCTGTCGGTGCTCGCCCTCTTCGCGGCTCTAGGCTATGCGGGTATCCGCGTGGCCGGACGCACGGAGGACCCCTTCGTGAGGTATGCCGCGGGAGGCGTGACCACCTGGATCACGGCCCAGGCCGTGATCAACATCGGTGCGGTGCTCGGTCTGCTGCCGATCGCCGGTGTCCCGCTCCCGCTGTTCTCCTACGGGGGTTCCGCCCTGCTGCCGGCCATGTTCGCCATCGGGTTGCTGATCGCCTTCGCGCGTGACGACCCCGCTGCGCGGGCGGCTCTCGCGATGCGGCAACCCCGCTTTGGCAGAAAGCGGGGTGCGGTGAGAGAGTCCGCAAGGGCCGCGGGGCCCCGGAGATGGAACACGATGAGACGGCGTGCCTCTGCGGCGCGTTCGTCCGGAGAGCGGTGA
- a CDS encoding DivIVA domain-containing protein yields the protein MPLTPEDVRNKQFTTVRLREGYDEDEVDAFLDEVEAELTRLLRENEDLRAKLAAATRAAAQNQQQQGMRKPPEQQDQQGPPQGMRGPGAPVPAGISGPPQGMGGPMGGPPQLPSGAPQLPAGPSGQGGQQGQGPMGQGPMGQGPMGQGPMGQGPMGQGPMGQGPMGQGPMGQGPMGQGPMGQGPMGQGPMGQGPMGQGPGQMQQMQQMGGPMGGPMGGPMGGPMGGHGQQMPQQGPGGDSAARVLSLAQQTADQAIAEARSEANKIVGEARSRAEGLERDARAKADALERDAQEKHRVAMGSLESARATLERKVEDLRGFEREYRTRLKSYLESQLRQLETQADDSLAPPRTPAAASLPSSSSPSMAPAGAGAPSYGGNPGMGGGMGGPSQGGPSYGGQQQMSPAMTQPMAPVRPQGPSPMQQAPSPMRGFLIDEDDN from the coding sequence ATGCCGTTGACCCCCGAGGACGTGCGGAACAAACAGTTCACGACCGTCCGCCTCCGAGAAGGCTATGACGAGGACGAGGTCGATGCCTTCCTCGACGAGGTCGAAGCCGAACTGACTCGCCTGCTCCGCGAGAACGAGGACCTGCGCGCCAAGCTGGCCGCTGCCACGCGCGCGGCCGCACAGAACCAGCAGCAGCAGGGTATGCGCAAGCCGCCCGAGCAGCAGGACCAGCAGGGCCCGCCGCAGGGTATGCGTGGGCCCGGCGCTCCTGTGCCCGCCGGCATATCGGGTCCGCCGCAAGGCATGGGTGGCCCCATGGGTGGCCCGCCCCAGCTGCCGAGCGGTGCGCCGCAGCTGCCCGCGGGCCCCAGCGGCCAGGGCGGCCAGCAGGGCCAGGGCCCGATGGGTCAGGGTCCGATGGGCCAGGGCCCCATGGGTCAGGGTCCGATGGGTCAGGGTCCGATGGGCCAGGGCCCCATGGGTCAGGGTCCGATGGGCCAGGGTCCGATGGGCCAGGGCCCCATGGGTCAGGGTCCGATGGGTCAGGGTCCGATGGGCCAGGGCCCCATGGGTCAAGGTCCGATGGGCCAGGGCCCCGGCCAGATGCAGCAGATGCAGCAGATGGGCGGCCCGATGGGTGGCCCCATGGGCGGTCCCATGGGTGGCCCCATGGGCGGTCACGGTCAGCAGATGCCGCAGCAGGGCCCCGGTGGCGACAGCGCCGCGCGTGTCCTCTCGCTGGCTCAGCAGACCGCCGACCAGGCGATCGCCGAGGCCCGCTCCGAGGCGAACAAGATCGTCGGCGAGGCCCGTAGCCGCGCCGAGGGTCTGGAGCGCGACGCCCGTGCCAAGGCCGACGCCCTGGAGCGGGACGCGCAGGAGAAGCACCGCGTCGCGATGGGCTCCCTGGAGTCCGCCCGCGCCACGTTGGAGCGCAAGGTCGAGGACCTGCGCGGCTTCGAGCGCGAGTACCGCACGCGTCTGAAGTCCTACCTGGAGTCGCAGCTGCGCCAGCTGGAGACGCAGGCGGACGACTCGCTCGCCCCGCCGCGCACCCCGGCCGCGGCGTCCCTGCCGTCGTCCTCCTCGCCCTCGATGGCCCCCGCAGGCGCCGGTGCGCCGTCCTACGGCGGCAACCCGGGCATGGGCGGTGGCATGGGCGGACCGTCGCAGGGCGGACCGTCGTACGGCGGCCAGCAGCAGATGTCTCCCGCGATGACCCAGCCGATGGCTCCGGTGCGGCCCCAGGGCCCGTCGCCGATGCAGCAGGCGCCCTCGCCGATGCGCGGGTTCCTCATCGACGAGGACGACAACTGA
- a CDS encoding cell division protein SepF, whose amino-acid sequence MAGAMRKMAVYLGLVEDDGYDGRGFDPDDDFEPELDPEPERDRRRHEPPHQSHQAHSSQRDESVRVVQPPAQRDPVPHSASLASESGRPARIAPVASITQERQSLEKNAPVIMPKVVSEREPYRITTLHPRTYNEARTIGEHFREGTPVIMNLTEMDDTDAKRLVDFAAGLVFGLHGSIERVTQKVFLLSPANVDVTAEDKARIAEGGFFNQS is encoded by the coding sequence ATGGCCGGCGCGATGCGCAAGATGGCGGTCTACCTCGGCCTCGTGGAGGACGATGGGTACGACGGCAGGGGCTTCGACCCCGATGACGACTTCGAGCCCGAGCTGGATCCGGAGCCCGAGCGGGACCGGCGACGGCATGAACCGCCGCACCAATCACATCAGGCGCACTCGTCCCAACGGGACGAATCGGTACGAGTGGTACAGCCCCCGGCGCAGCGCGACCCGGTGCCGCATTCCGCCTCGCTCGCCTCGGAGTCCGGGCGTCCGGCGCGCATCGCCCCCGTGGCGTCCATCACACAAGAACGTCAGAGCCTGGAGAAGAACGCCCCGGTGATCATGCCCAAGGTCGTGTCGGAACGAGAGCCGTACCGGATCACCACGCTGCATCCCCGGACCTACAACGAGGCCCGTACCATCGGGGAACACTTCCGTGAGGGCACCCCGGTGATCATGAACCTGACGGAGATGGATGACACCGACGCGAAGCGACTTGTCGACTTCGCGGCCGGTTTGGTGTTCGGTCTCCACGGCAGCATCGAGCGGGTGACGCAGAAGGTGTTCCTGTTGTCGCCTGCTAACGTCGATGTCACGGCGGAGGACAAGGCCCGCATCGCAGAGGGCGGGTTCTTCAACCAGAGCTGA